From the genome of Oikeobacillus pervagus:
GCTTAACAAATATTATCCGATTGTTGCTTTTGCCTCCTATGTTGATTTTGATAACATAACGTTTATAGACGAACCTAAATTGTCAGAGGAGTTTTGTTCATCTTATCAAGTGCTAAGTTGTAGAGATTTGAATAAACCCGTTTCACTTAAATTAGGTGCTAAGACGTGTCTGTTAAATGAGAATGAATTGAATCAGGCAGAATTGAAACAAGTAGCTTACTGGAAACCAAGAACAATTGGTGAGATTGTTTTTAATCAATGGGATTAACGTCAAGTTATTTGGATAACTTTGTTTAAAATTAGGAGGGGTTTATGGTGAAAAAAACAGTAGGCGTTGAAATAAATGGGTGTGTTTTTGGAAATGACGGAAAAGATGTTGGACATGCAGAGTTTTGGAATGCCTTTATCGAGTTTGTTGAGGCAAGAGGGTGGTATTTTGGTGGTGGAACAGTACAAATCGATGAAGACGGGAACAAGATAGAGGATATTGATTAGATAGTTACAAAATTAATGTTGATTGAGTACAACTCCAATTGTTTGAAGATTCTTATTATCCCCCTTAATTTTTGGTTCTGTTTATTTTAGAGGTAATGTAACTAAAGGTGGAGTTTACTTAAATAGGAGGGGATATCCTATTATTGAATTGAAATTGTAAATGGATAAAAGTTGAAACGCTAATGCATCTTAAACGTATTAAAGTAAAGAGTATTATATTGAAGTAGGGTATCTTTTGAAGGTAATGGCTTTTGGTGGAGGCAAAAAAATGGCGAAATTAAAGTTTGATATTCTAATGATATTTCAAATAATTTTTGCAATCTTTGTTTTAATAATTAGTATTTACAGTTTAGCTACGGAAAACTTCAACTTGCAACCATTGATGTTAATACTTATGAGTGCAATGTTCATTGTAATAGGGTTGCGAGAATATAAAAGAACTCAGAGTTTATTGGGGGGT
Proteins encoded in this window:
- a CDS encoding DUF3953 domain-containing protein; this encodes MSAMFIVIGLREYKRTQSLLGGIFYLCVSLFIFLLLLKVF